The Aethina tumida isolate Nest 87 chromosome 5, icAetTumi1.1, whole genome shotgun sequence genomic sequence TGAAGAAACATGCTTAGCTGTTTTAGTACATTATGTCTTAAGCTTATTATAAACCccattgattataataaaacttcttCCACCCTTtctcaaaagtaaaacatacatgTTTTTATACCGTCAACCGTgtgtaaactaaaaattagcctttcctaacaaataataatagatttagaagtgaaaacttctttagtcgCGTTGGGCACTCTTTGGTAGGGAAATATTATGCGTTCGCGTCATtgacatgctcatgactggCGCACGCGCAGTGTGCTGTGCGCTTTAGACAACTTCTGGATAGGTGAAATATCGTgagttcgcgtcaccgacatgcttatagcagTATATCTGTACCTATACAGTTGACATATAGTTCTGTGTATtgtataaatgaaattgaatggatttagtgaaaaatttatttaaatatgtccaatgaacaaaaactcagtactacaaaacataaaacgacaatcagataattaaataaatttgaatcaaacattttcatttcttagtTTAGTTGccataagcctattgtatcttttttagaacaaaatgaaataattgaaagtacaaaaagtctaagtatagttgaaattaattaattaaaataatgttaaaaatcaaatacattgaaatttaagtaaatacaaatactatccataaataatatgattgtatattaattgttatttcaattgaattatatttatattttatcatgatcttgtacagcctgtaacatatttaaataataaaaaaacataaacatacataaaattgtaGCTTGGAGTGTCAATAAATGTGGAAAaaagattgatgttgataaatttaattcaaacatgaaatgaaatttcaaattttaatactaaaagttctaagtttatacttctatcggcagtcaattttaattttttttatttaatttaatttttttttaatgtaaaatgtaaaaattttatttgttatttaattctataattCCTAGTAaagattttcacattttattattatatcatgATGCAGTTATCTTatcattcattaaataaaaattatctcgGTTAATTTCATATATGTAAGTATAGGTGTTTTATCAACTGAGTAAACATTTCGATATCAAAACGAGGGTGAAACAATGTCTTGTGGTAGTggaacagttaaaatatttttatttattgccaaTTGTGTTTTCGCCGTAAGTACCGaacacttttataataaatataagagaagccgcataaaaataataaataagacaaTAAATCTATCCATTTTAGTTTGCCGGTCTATCCCTAATTGTGATAGGTTCATTGACGATTAACAACGTTAACAAATATGACGACGCCATACCTGATGCTTACGATGTATTGAGACACACTCCAATATTAACCATAGTTCTAggttccattatttttataatttcctttTTGGGCTGTTGTGGAGCGTACTCATCTAACTATTGCATGTTAAATTCGGTAATGCTGTGGTTACTCAGTAATGTATGATTTTAACGATTAAATTTCAGTATGCTTTTATTCTGTTGGTAATACTTCTACTTCAAGTAGCCCTAGGCATATACACGTTTATTCAAGTTAAAGATAAAGATGATTTtaagcaaaaaattaatagtgcCTTCAAAAACTTATATATCGAAGCTGACAGCGGTAACGAAAAtgccaaaaaaattattaacttaattgaaTCAGAAGTAAGTTTAGTATCGTATATAAAAGACAATTAATagcataaattatgtttaatttgctGTTTTAGTTTGATTGTAAAGGATATAGTACTACATTAAGCGAAATTGGAAGCCTTCTtggaataacaaaaaaatgtgatgAAATGTTTTATGACTGGTTAAATAATTCGGCGAATGTTATtggtattgttttattatcctTGGTTGCTACGGAGGTAAGTCAACttcagtaataaatataaactttcattcattataaattatttgtagattATTGGAACAGTATTTGCTTTGTGTCTGGTTAGTACACTAAGAAGTGAAATAAGAAGACAACAATATGCATAAGAcgtccattttaaaatttggttgtataaaataaaacatttatatgtaTGTACAAAGTTCATTTTTAGAGATGTTAATggattatgtaatataataatttaaataattaattaatttatacacaaatgtaattataatattttattagttgatttaagtaattcataaatttacgaAACGATAATTTAGGACaacgatataaaatattatttattatttagcaactagttcagaaaatatatatattattgatttgcCAGTATTAGAATATCTCTGATACACTCATCTAATGTGTCAATACcaattttgttgtaataaattcacacgaaataattattgatatcaTCTTTGTAgacaattaagataaaaaaaatatatatagatacatttttatatttttttgttaaatttgtggTATGTTTTAGTACAAAGTGTGTTCGTTCCTTatcatatgaataaaaatattaaaataaaagcagtTTTGTATACTGCTAACATTTTTGTAGGAGTGAGTATTATgttctttaatattacaatatatttgtaataatatatttttgcgttaaagtctaaaaaatattaactgttaaattaattaattaattaacctgaaataataacaataaaatgttatcatttcacttttagttaaaataaaatgtattattaaataccagAAAAAGTATGTTAacgttacttttttaattttttttttttttttttttgaattaacaccttttttaaaatattttttttatcgacattaatataagaaaaaaaattaaagttggcagttatagagactgccaatagaagtgaaaacttttagtattaaaatttcaaatttcataatatttgaattaaatcaacATTCATCTGATTTTCACATCTACTGACACTCCaagcaacaattttatgtatgtttatgggattttttattatttaaatataatacccGCTGTACAAGATCAAgataagatataaatataattcaattaaaataacaattgatataaagtcatattatttatggatagtatttatatttacttaaatttcaacgtacttgatttttaacaatattttaattgtttgcatcattgtcatcattaatttcaactatacttagactttttgtactttcaattatttcattttgttctataaAAGATACAACAGGtttatggtaactaaagtgagaaatgaaaatgtttgattctaATTTATCTAAGTGTCGTGTAAAAGCGGCATCGATtctcgttttatattttgtagtattGAGTTTTCGCTATAAGAATGttggtgacgcgaacgcatgtgatttcacccatccaaaaagtgtctaaagcgcacagcacactgcgcgtgcgccagtcatgagcatgtcaatgacgcgaacgcataatatttccctaccaaaaagtgcccaacgcggcAGACGTTTAAGATCTTTATTAAGTTCAATCTAATTTCTTTTTCAGATACAtggaatgtttttaatatgctTGGGAGGATTTCTGGACTATACAGCTAACA encodes the following:
- the LOC109600949 gene encoding 23 kDa integral membrane protein-like, with translation MSCGSGTVKIFLFIANCVFAFAGLSLIVIGSLTINNVNKYDDAIPDAYDVLRHTPILTIVLGSIIFIISFLGCCGAYSSNYCMLNSYAFILLVILLLQVALGIYTFIQVKDKDDFKQKINSAFKNLYIEADSGNENAKKIINLIESEFDCKGYSTTLSEIGSLLGITKKCDEMFYDWLNNSANVIGIVLLSLVATEIIGTVFALCLVSTLRSEIRRQQYA